The following is a genomic window from Trachemys scripta elegans isolate TJP31775 chromosome 7, CAS_Tse_1.0, whole genome shotgun sequence.
TTCAGTTGTTAGGCTCATTCCTATATCCCAGGGTGGAATTTTGCAATGCTCCCTCTCCTTGACTGGGACTTAGGCTACAGTACCCTATCAAACATTTCTGCCCTGCAGATCTCCCTGTGTTTGGACATCAGGTTTTCCCCTTCAGGAATTTGTGACAAGGGGTCTATATtgaccaaacagccttcttaaaacaaaagtattgtTTTGCAGCAGAAACAaagtgtgaggggaaaaaaggattttaaaataaataagtctATAAGCATGTCTATCTTATTTAAGAGTCCTGTCATCCCATGATGTTGACATAGGCAGGGCTAGCTTCCTCAGAAACCTGGAGTGAGCTGTTATGCCAGAGTCTTATTTTACTCTGGTTCCTTATAGGTTCTACCTCCCCCTGAGAGCATGTTCCTATTTATATGGTTCTTTTGTTGTTTGGTATTTGGCGGGTCCTGGCCAAAATCAGTTTTGTAGACTGTTTGGAGACTGAGGCAGAATCAAGCTAGCAGTGCTGCCATTGTCCCTTAACAACTCTCCAGTGTTTGCTGATAGGAAGCTCTCTTGAGCCATTCTTCTCCTTCCTGCCTGTATTTCAGACATACCTCTATTGAGCTAATATATCAATGTATTCATACAGTAAACACCCAATAATAGGGCAACATACAATATCAATAAGTTATCACAGCACAGCTCCAAACCACCACTCTCTTGTATAACACTTTTTATCCAgaaattttaaacatttccatggatcatataacaaaacaaaagctaGAAGACGTAAAACTGCATTATACAGCTACCTCTGTTTCTACATGTATCGTTTACCTTCGCCAACAAACTTAAGGACAGAACCCAATAGAAAGGttggaaataaaattaaacaaaaactgatctttcaaaatattgaaaaccAGTTCGTCTTATTTCAAAAACTTacgaaaaaaaatggtttcaggATAGTTTTAAAGTCGAAATCCAAAAAAGCTAGTTGTATGCAACTGCAGCAATAATTTATACTGAAATAGGGTTAATTGAGAGAAAGTTTACATTGCCTTTGCCACCTCTTTGaggatgccaaagaaaataatttaagacCCTAATCTTGCAAATTGCATTCAAAAGGACTGTTCACACACTTAAcataagcatatgtttaagtgttttcaggattggggacTAAATTTCTGAAATTAACCTTATTTCACAAGTTAACCTTACCTATCAGAACCATTCCAGCAGCACTCAAACTTGTCAAAGATGCAGTCATTTTCATACAGAGAACAAAGCTTGCTTCGAAGATATTCATGAACCTTAAAACATTTAAGGAAGTATTAGACAgatctaaaaaaagaaaaagataatattttttaatttaaaaaaaagcaacactTTACCTGATATGTCTCTACAGGCCTGTTTTCCATATTGAGATCCCACACTTTAACTGAAAGGTAGTCTCTTGTCATCATGTATCGACCACTGTGACTGAATTTTACATCAGATATTGAGGAAATAATTTCTGAAAAGAATGATCTGCTGCTAGGATCTTCAGGCTCTTCAAAAACTGTAAATAAAGATGTAAAGTAAAACTGAATCCAATACACCAAATTTTACAAATGGCAATGCTATTCagtatttacatattttaaaatcatggtCCTGAATACTAaatcctccatttaaaaaaataaaagaaaaaaaagagaccaTAGCCCTGCTTAGTTTggtgggattattattattttttttaacaaggtgaTCTTTCTTTAAAAAGGCACTAAATTCTCGTAGCTAGAATCACTAGCTATTAAGCTCCAATGGGTTCTCCCATTAGGACATATCAAGAAGCTGCAATTCCTGGAGTTTGAGAATGAATGTTAAGAGGcagaaactaacaaaaaaaaacaaaacgtaTATGAAGTTAAATTCAAAAGTCACTGTGTTCCTCTAGGACTACGGATTATTCTATAACTTTATCATAAAGTAAAtctaaaatttttttaaatgcgaAACAGTAAGAGAAGTCAGCATCGCCAGTGTACATTTCTTTTACAGATCCCACATATTTTAGTGGTGCTGTAGGGAACATGGTTTATTTATAAGTGAATATAAATTGCACCACCACAAAAATCTACTGAAAGAGCAAGTTTCTATTTACACTGAAATTGCAATGACGATCTTCGTCTGCTTTCTTGAAACGTGCTTCTTGGTTAGGTTGAAAGTAATTTACTCTTAATTCTTCAAATCAATGACAATACGAATCATTCAACACCAAGGAAATATACCAAAGTCCTTTCTTACAAACCTTTTATAAAAACATTATAGACTACTGTACGTTTTACAAAGTAAAGGAAACTAACAAAAATATGACAAGTTAGATTGGCCATTGACATTTCCAACTATATAAGTTAAGTTGACTAAAAAGGAAATGCATCATACCATACTTGCCACAATGTTTAAGAATTTCCCttccccaattaaaaaaaaacctcgtCTTTGCTACAGTATATGAGCTTACCTGAAAATATCAATGCAATTTAGGTCAACCCCAGGAAGTAGATATATATAAAACCATTACTACTGTAATACAACCAAGAAACAGGCTGTGTATAAAGATGGGCCCTATTCCTTATGGTGGAAATATAAAAACTTTCCTCACCTATATGAGGCTGTGTGGCTCAGTGCTTCAAAAACACTGGCCTTTCACCTCTGGGAACTGGCTTCAAATCCAGCACTGATCATTATGAATAAAATTCTTTCCAATAGCTGTAAATGGTCACAAATGAAATGGGTTCTGGCAGCCTCAGCCCAGTTCCTAATGCACAAAGGTAGATGTCAATAAACTGCCCTGAACTGGCACTTGTTAAGCAGATACCTTTGAGAAGCACCAAGACTGAGTCTGGACAGAAGACAGGTCTCACTGGTGCCAAAAGCACTTGAGTCACATCGTCAATTGTCTCATGCTACACTTCTGCTTGCTGATGGCCTAGAACAAGACAATTAAAATGTTCCATTCTACAAAACTATGACTCCTTACCTTTGTAAGTTCTTTACCAATAAGCAGAATTtgacattttaatgtttatataaGTAGAATACCTACACCGTCTCTTGTTGTATATGACAAGTCTATAAAGCAAAAAGATATAATCTAAGTTACTTACATTTTGAATGCCTATCACAGAGGGCTGAAGAACGCATATCACAGAGTCGTATAGTTCCTTTGCTACTACTGTAGACAAACACATTACAATGATGTGGGTGAAACTCTGAGGCAGTAATCACTTCTGTTAGTTCCTCCATGTTAGCGGGCTTAATATCTACAATGTCTGAAAGTTTGTTGGTAAAGGTAACAAATagcatttcacatttttattgtttctaaaataaaatttaaaaaattataaagttAATGATGATTCTGGTATATTTTTAGAAGCATAAGATGAATTCCTCCCTTCTGCTTTGGGGACATTTACTCATTGTAAAAGGACAGGAGCAGCATAAAAATAATCCTGGGCTGGTCCTAGAATCTGTACCCTAAAAGCTAAAAAGATTTGTGTGGAAATTTTTTGCAGGATCTTACAAACTGAACACTGAATGGCCTTCGTTCCCCTTATGCCCTGAAACAACTTAATGGCTATTTTACATTTCTCTCACCTTTGCGTTTATTGAAGACACCTACGTTACTTGCCAAAATATCTCGGACCATTTTGGCCTGAGATAGGCAGCCTTAAGCCATAGCAAAAGGGTCACTTTCAGTATTGTTTGCAAGGTATATCCATACTTGGTATGCAAAATTTTAAGTTTTTACTTTATTTCAAGATTAACATCAGACTACACAGCTGACACTTTGAATACAACAGGAGATAGAACTCTCTAGCAAAATGGaattctttatttaattttacatatATTATCAATAAGCTCATTTAATGGAAGACTGACCCCACATTTAAGATATATGGTCCCAGCATTTCACCTCATCTTCACTTTCTACTCTGCAAAATTAAACTACCTAAAGTCTACATATCTTCCTACTTGCAGCTTTCCATATCAAAATCATGTTTCACTGTGAATTAGTGCATTTGAACTATTGTTTAATTATATGACTGGAGTTAAATGAAAGTATTTAGGGCACTTATGTTTAGTAAAACTGCAGATATAACAATAAAAGTGTTTCTATTAATAGTCAAAACAGAGAAATTTATATATAATCATAGAATTCATACAGGAAAAGGATACTAAAACTTCTATCTGTGATTTCTAAATGCCATAGGTTAATTCTTAGGTCATCTGCAGAAAGGTATGTTTCATGATCACTATTTACTGAAATAGAGTTTATGTGATACGTGTGTGCATTTGCAAATATCCTTCGGGGACTTGCTTCTACCATTAGGTCCATGGGTTTCAATATTGGCACCTGCAAAGGGGAAGAGAAGATACAAAAACTGACTTTTCTTATATGTGGGGAAAAAGTTCACTGTAAAGATAAAAGAGCTAGTAATTTGCGATTCAAAAGTTTACATTAAAGATGAATTAATTCAGCTACTGTATACATAGTCATATTTGCTATTATGTAAAATAATAATGTAGACTACAGAAATCTGATTTTCTCTCTGTATAGGAACACAGTTCACTTAGTTCTGGGGCACTTTTCAAATCCAgtgggcaaaaaaaaataataaaacagttgCCCACCTTACTCTGACTTTCCGTATTAGCACTCACAAACCAGATCCCCGACTGtcatttttttgcatttcaaatattTAAGGCTCTCGCATACTTCCCCATCGAGAGATAAGTACATGTTTATACTGAACGATTTGGAGATACTCAATTTGAAACTCTCACATTACAGAAGATATTTTCAGGTGTTACTTGTAAGATCTATAACAAAAATTATCTAAACAGGAGAGATCCAAGACTGTTTACTTTGAGCATCTGATAGAACTTGGTGCACTGGCTGCTTCTCCTCTAAAAATCAGTGAATCCCTTCTACACATCAACAAGGGAGCTGAAAAAcccttaaaacaacattttaaaatggaatgaaaaaaCTATCTGAATGATGAACAAGTATATGgacttttaaaagaaagttaatttACAAATTAAATCAACTTGACCATGTCCTCATAACAATCTGATGCTCTACACACCGAGTGGAAAGCTAAGAGaatagaaacaatttaaaaaaaaaaaaaaaaaaaaagcttagatACAAGAGGTTTCTGGAGTTGCCACATATCttgtttattataaaaaaaaaattcctcttctTGCCACTAATGATTAGTCACATTTTAGGTTAAAacgtaagaaaaaaatataagtgATGAAGTGGAGTGCTAGGATGAGGTGgactaaaaataatatttcagggTACATgagttttattataaaagaaCAATCAAAATCCAGAACACTAGAATTAGTGTAATTAAGGAAAGGTTAAGCAAACTCTAAATTACAATTAATGCAGTTAAGTGTGAAATTCTCCTTTAACTCCTGGCTGCAAGGCTGCACAGAGGAACAGTGGGCACATGAGCCACACAGAAGGCTTCCACTCTCCATGCCCAGTGGAAAGACCCTCTGTGCCAGTTTCGTAGACCAGTACTGAAGGAATGGGGATGTCTTTATGTGAATCCAGTAGGCCTAACACCCCAATTGCTACAAGTGCAATTCTGGAGTACCTGCTGTTTGGAGCGGAAGTCACTGTGTATCACATTGACAAAGATACATTCCCTGCATCTAGTTATTTAGGTTTTATGTGGGTGAAGCAAATTTCTTCTAAAATGCACAAGAAAGGGAGAAGTAAAATTCACTCAACGAAATCTAAAAGTAACTTTTGAGACTAGAATGTGAAAGTGAAATAGCATCAGGTGAACATATTAAGAGACCACCTGAATCATTCCTGGGTGATCGACTATGAAAACATACAAGTGTAAATATCACCAAATCTCAAATAAAAGgaacatatattattattaagttaCTGGTGAAACTAAACCCTGAACCACAAAGCTTTCTAGTAACCGTGCTATGCAAGTAGTTTTTACTACTTATAGCTACAGGACACTAAGAAAAATATTACCTACACAATCTTGCTTTGGAAAAGTGACTTGACCTATTATTGTAATTTGATGGGGTTGTAACTAGCTTTAATAATACTGTGTTTTTATAGCCtcagtaataaaaaaaaccaacaacacatGACCAAAAGTAGAAAACCTTCTTGTTTCTGCTCtcaaagaatttttaaactatagtagaacctcagagttaagaaAACACAGAATTACAAACACTGACCGGTCAACAACACACCTCatgtacgcaatcaggcagcagcagagaggaaaaaaaaaaataaaaagcaaatacagcacagtactgtgttaaacaaactactaaaaaaaagggaaagcttaaaaaaattgcaaggtaatgaaactgtttctgtgcttgtttcatttaaattaaaatggttaaaagcagcatttttcttctgcatagtaaagtttcaaagttgtgttaagtcaatgttcagttgcaaacttttgaaagaaaaaccataatgttttgttcagagttacaaacaacttccattcctgacatgttcgtaactctgaggtgcCACTGTATTCGGTCTTGTCTTGACATAGCATTCAATCCATAGTCTTCCTGCAATggctttatatattaaaaagggtAAATCAGGATTAGGAATGGATCCAGTTCTTAGTTTAtgatggggaaagagaagaaaatgttatCAATAACATTTCTTTGCATATTAAAAACTTtaaatccacaaaaagaacaggagtacttgtggcaccttagagactaaaatttatctGAGcagaagcttttgtgggctacagcccacttcatcagatgcatagaatggaacatacagtaagtaatacatatacatacagagaacatgaaaaggtggacgtagccataccaactgtaagaggctaattaattaagatggggtattatcagcaggag
Proteins encoded in this region:
- the PPP2R2D gene encoding serine/threonine-protein phosphatase 2A 55 kDa regulatory subunit B delta isoform isoform X3, which encodes MLLISCCLQMVPILKPMDLMVEASPRRIFANAHTYHINSISVNSDHETYLSADDLRINLWHLEITDRSFNIVDIKPANMEELTEVITASEFHPHHCNVFVYSSSKGTIRLCDMRSSALCDRHSKFFEEPEDPSSRSFFSEIISSISDVKFSHSGRYMMTRDYLSVKVWDLNMENRPVETYQVHEYLRSKLCSLYENDCIFDKFECCWNGSDSAIMTGSYNNFFRMFDRNTRRDITLEASRESSKPRAILKPRKVCTGGKRKKDEISVDSLDFNKKILHTAWHPTENIIAVAATNNLYIFQDKIN
- the PPP2R2D gene encoding serine/threonine-protein phosphatase 2A 55 kDa regulatory subunit B delta isoform isoform X4 is translated as MDLMVEASPRRIFANAHTYHINSISVNSDHETYLSADDLRINLWHLEITDRSFNIVDIKPANMEELTEVITASEFHPHHCNVFVYSSSKGTIRLCDMRSSALCDRHSKFFEEPEDPSSRSFFSEIISSISDVKFSHSGRYMMTRDYLSVKVWDLNMENRPVETYQVHEYLRSKLCSLYENDCIFDKFECCWNGSDSAIMTGSYNNFFRMFDRNTRRDITLEASRESSKPRAILKPRKVCTGGKRKKDEISVDSLDFNKKILHTAWHPTENIIAVAATNNLYIFQDKIN
- the PPP2R2D gene encoding serine/threonine-protein phosphatase 2A 55 kDa regulatory subunit B delta isoform isoform X2; translated protein: MAGVAGGGGGGGGNDFQWCFSQVKGAIDEDVAEADIISTVEFNYSGDLLATGDKGGRVVIFQREQENKSRPHSRGEYNVYSTFQSHEPEFDYLKSLEIEEKINKIRWLPQQNAAHFLLSTNDKTIKLWKISERDKRAEGYNLKDEDGRLRDPFRITALRVPILKPMDLMVEASPRRIFANAHTYHINSISVNSDHETYLSADDLRINLWHLEITDRSFNIVDIKPANMEELTEVITASEFHPHHCNVFVYSSSKGTIRLCDMRSSALCDRHSKFFEEPEDPSSRSFFSEIISSISDVKFSHSGRYMMTRDYLSVKVWDLNMENRPVETYQCYHDWLLQQFL